One Gemmatimonadaceae bacterium genomic region harbors:
- a CDS encoding threonylcarbamoyl-AMP synthase, with protein MSTPLLSVPFWSPPEVEASLRDTVEHLQGGGVLAYPTETVYGFGTAVDHDAVETLVRLKHRPPAKPFLLLIAGSDMLSRLDLTLSRAASSLAARHWPGPLTLVLNGGDRRVPPRLRGPEGGVAVRWTSHPGLQRLLRAYGDPITSTSANRPRQPPAMAASEVVAQWQPEITRGIIRVLDGGRLVDSPPSTVVDCTGSRPRVIRPGAIPSAVLREAVPDLVGDT; from the coding sequence ATGAGCACCCCGCTGCTGTCCGTCCCGTTCTGGTCCCCACCCGAGGTCGAGGCCTCGCTGCGCGACACCGTCGAACACCTGCAGGGCGGGGGAGTGCTCGCCTACCCCACCGAGACGGTGTACGGCTTCGGCACGGCCGTGGATCACGATGCCGTCGAGACGCTGGTGCGCCTCAAGCACCGCCCCCCCGCCAAGCCCTTCCTCCTCCTCATCGCGGGGAGCGACATGCTCTCCCGCCTCGACCTGACACTCTCCCGAGCCGCCTCGTCGCTGGCGGCGCGACATTGGCCAGGGCCGCTCACCCTCGTGCTCAACGGCGGCGACCGGCGAGTTCCCCCCCGCCTCCGCGGCCCGGAAGGGGGCGTCGCCGTCCGGTGGACCTCGCACCCGGGGCTGCAACGTCTCCTGCGCGCCTACGGTGACCCGATCACCTCGACCAGCGCCAACCGCCCGCGTCAACCTCCCGCCATGGCGGCAAGCGAGGTCGTCGCGCAATGGCAGCCCGAGATCACGCGCGGAATCATTCGGGTGCTGGATGGCGGACGGCTCGTCGACTCGCCGCCGTCCACGGTGGTCGATTGTACCGGGAGCCGGCCGCGCGTCATACGCCCGGGGGCGATCCCCTCCGCGGTCCTGCGCGAGGCGGTCCCCGACCTGGTCGGCGACACCTGA
- the ispD gene encoding 2-C-methyl-D-erythritol 4-phosphate cytidylyltransferase, which yields MHDAHDEQAEQAEHDGHDVRRAPGHLPRDTTPPELRPAGTVRRDVGVIIVAAGSGTRTGGAELKQFRWVAGKPMLLHSIQAFHRRADVAQVVAVLPRSVAGDPPPWIFQCDVDRLLVSVGGAQRGDSVWSGIEDLEDEVEIVVVHDAARPLVTDATIEDVIAQARRGTGAVAALPVVDTLKEVDDEGTIVRTVDRTKLWRAQTPQAFPRDMLERAHLEARRAGVTATDDAALCERLALPVVVVRGSERAMKVTEERDFARADAMAALDA from the coding sequence ATGCACGACGCGCATGACGAGCAGGCCGAGCAGGCCGAGCACGACGGACACGACGTGCGCCGGGCCCCGGGCCACCTCCCACGCGACACGACGCCCCCCGAGTTGCGCCCGGCGGGGACGGTGCGACGCGACGTCGGGGTGATCATCGTGGCCGCGGGGAGTGGGACGCGCACGGGAGGCGCGGAGCTGAAACAGTTCCGCTGGGTCGCGGGGAAGCCGATGCTGTTGCACAGCATCCAGGCCTTTCATCGCCGCGCCGACGTGGCACAGGTGGTGGCCGTGTTGCCGCGATCGGTCGCCGGCGATCCGCCGCCGTGGATCTTCCAGTGCGATGTCGATCGCCTCCTCGTCTCCGTGGGTGGCGCACAACGCGGCGACAGCGTGTGGAGCGGGATCGAGGACCTCGAGGACGAGGTGGAGATCGTCGTGGTGCACGACGCCGCGCGCCCGCTGGTGACCGACGCCACCATCGAGGACGTGATTGCGCAGGCACGCCGCGGCACCGGCGCCGTGGCCGCCCTCCCGGTCGTCGACACGCTCAAGGAGGTCGATGACGAGGGGACCATCGTGCGCACGGTGGACCGTACCAAACTGTGGAGAGCGCAAACGCCGCAGGCCTTCCCGCGCGACATGCTCGAGCGTGCGCATCTGGAGGCGCGGCGCGCGGGCGTGACAGCCACCGACGACGCCGCTCTCTGCGAACGGCTGGCCCTCCCCGTGGTCGTGGTCCGCGGGAGCGAACGCGCCATGAAGGTGACGGAGGAGCGCGATTTCGCGCGCGCCGACGCCATGGCGGCACTCGACGCCTAG
- the radA gene encoding DNA repair protein RadA: MAPRTKSVFRCTECGAEHPKWAGRCDACGEWNVLVEEAAPRSAKAPPRGHPRGGAGADGAGAAPVRLRDVRSARTARLSSGIAELDFVLGGGIVPGSMVLVGGEPGIGKSTLLLQVAGSLTAAATEVLYVSGEESPLQVKLRAERLGQAEDVQLLCETSLEQILDVATQARPAVMIIDSIQTMATEALEGAPGNVGQVRECAARLMRHAKSAGATVIVVGHVTKGGGIAGPKTLEHIVDTVLYFEGEGTGDHRILRATKNRFGSVDEIGVFRMTEDGLLGVGNPSALFLGDREGRASGSAITALLEGSRPVLVEVQALAAKAGFGTPQRVATGFDGRRLALLLAVLDKRAGLSFAPLDVFLNVVGGLRMNEPAGDLAVAAALASSVYDQALPSDAVFIGEVGLGGEVRPVSQSERRLAEAAQLGFKRVYLSERGMPRRTPDGVRAIGVSSLGSLFQDLFR; this comes from the coding sequence ATGGCGCCGCGCACCAAGTCGGTGTTCCGCTGCACCGAGTGTGGCGCCGAGCACCCCAAGTGGGCCGGGCGGTGCGATGCCTGCGGCGAGTGGAATGTCCTCGTCGAGGAGGCGGCGCCGCGCTCGGCCAAGGCGCCGCCCCGCGGGCACCCCAGGGGGGGCGCGGGGGCGGACGGCGCCGGTGCCGCGCCGGTACGCCTGCGCGACGTGCGCTCGGCGCGCACGGCGCGGCTCTCGTCCGGCATTGCCGAGTTGGACTTCGTGCTGGGCGGCGGCATCGTGCCCGGGTCGATGGTCCTGGTGGGTGGGGAGCCGGGGATCGGCAAGTCGACGCTCCTGTTGCAGGTGGCGGGCTCGCTCACGGCGGCCGCCACCGAGGTGCTGTACGTGTCGGGGGAGGAATCACCGCTGCAGGTGAAGCTTAGGGCCGAGCGCCTGGGGCAGGCCGAAGACGTGCAGCTGCTGTGCGAGACATCGCTGGAGCAGATCCTCGACGTGGCCACACAGGCGCGGCCGGCGGTCATGATCATCGACTCCATCCAGACGATGGCCACCGAGGCGCTGGAAGGGGCGCCTGGCAACGTGGGACAAGTGCGCGAATGCGCCGCGCGCCTCATGCGACACGCCAAGTCGGCCGGCGCCACGGTCATCGTGGTCGGGCACGTGACCAAGGGGGGCGGGATCGCCGGCCCCAAGACGCTCGAGCACATCGTCGACACGGTGCTGTACTTCGAGGGCGAGGGCACCGGCGACCATCGGATCCTGCGCGCCACCAAGAACCGCTTCGGCTCGGTGGACGAGATCGGCGTCTTTCGCATGACCGAGGATGGGCTGCTGGGGGTGGGGAACCCCTCGGCGCTCTTCCTCGGTGACCGAGAGGGGCGGGCCTCGGGTTCGGCCATCACCGCGTTGCTGGAAGGGTCGCGCCCGGTGCTGGTGGAGGTGCAGGCGCTGGCCGCCAAGGCGGGGTTCGGGACGCCGCAACGCGTGGCGACCGGTTTCGACGGGCGCCGGCTCGCGTTGCTGCTGGCGGTGCTCGACAAGCGGGCCGGGCTCTCGTTCGCGCCGCTCGATGTCTTCCTCAACGTGGTGGGCGGGCTGCGCATGAACGAGCCCGCGGGCGACCTCGCGGTGGCCGCCGCCCTGGCGTCGAGCGTGTACGACCAGGCGCTGCCGTCGGACGCCGTGTTCATTGGCGAGGTGGGGCTGGGCGGGGAAGTGCGTCCCGTCTCGCAATCGGAGCGACGGCTGGCCGAGGCGGCGCAGCTTGGCTTCAAGCGCGTATATCTGTCGGAGCGCGGCATGCCGCGCCGCACCCCCGATGGCGTGCGCGCCATCGGCGTCTCCTCGTTAGGCTCGCTCTTCCAGGACCTCTTTCGCTGA
- the dnaB gene encoding replicative DNA helicase yields the protein MSSLLDDSTTAPATRDPFRDRRPPYSEDAEQAVLSAMMMDRNAIVRAIEFVDDSMFYREAHRRMFRAILSLNERGSVVDVLTLADELSLRGELEASGGKDYLAQLVDAVPTSANVEYHAKIIREKALVRRLIETSTEIITSAYEGKSTSHDLLDVAEQRIFQINQSRKAEGFHRIKELLWQAMEKIEELSRHGETVTGVPSGFDDLDKLTLGFQPSELIIVAARPSMGKTAFVLNVAQNAAYYGKTAVALFSLEMAKEQLVTRMLAAEGWVDAQKLRSGKLTDDDFRNLAKASGILGTLPIWIDDTPGLSVLEIRSRCRRLKAENNIGLIIIDYLQLIQGPADSESRQQEVSYISRSLKILARELEVPVICLSQLSRGPEQRTGENKKPQLSDLRESGAIEQDADVVMFLYRPEYYEGAHDERGEPRRLADGTPLDGLAEVIIGKQRNGPVDTVRMFFHKKYTRFDNYSARQE from the coding sequence ATGTCCAGCTTGCTCGACGACTCTACGACCGCGCCCGCGACGCGTGACCCGTTCCGCGATCGGCGTCCCCCGTACTCGGAGGATGCCGAGCAGGCGGTGCTGTCGGCGATGATGATGGATCGCAACGCCATCGTGCGTGCGATCGAGTTCGTCGACGACAGCATGTTCTACCGGGAAGCGCACCGCCGGATGTTCCGCGCCATCCTCTCGCTCAACGAGCGCGGGTCGGTCGTGGACGTCCTTACCCTCGCCGACGAACTCTCGCTGCGCGGAGAGCTGGAAGCGTCGGGCGGCAAGGACTACCTCGCGCAACTGGTCGACGCGGTCCCCACCTCGGCCAACGTCGAGTACCACGCGAAGATCATCCGCGAGAAGGCGCTCGTGCGCCGCCTCATCGAGACGTCGACGGAGATCATCACGTCGGCGTACGAGGGGAAGTCGACCTCGCACGACCTGCTCGATGTCGCCGAGCAGCGCATCTTCCAGATCAACCAGTCGCGCAAGGCCGAGGGGTTCCATCGCATCAAGGAACTCCTCTGGCAGGCGATGGAGAAGATCGAGGAGCTGAGTCGGCACGGCGAGACCGTGACCGGCGTCCCCTCGGGCTTCGACGACCTGGACAAGCTCACGTTAGGCTTCCAGCCCTCCGAGCTGATCATCGTCGCCGCACGCCCCTCCATGGGGAAGACGGCGTTCGTGCTCAACGTGGCGCAGAACGCGGCCTACTACGGCAAGACGGCGGTCGCGCTCTTCTCGCTCGAGATGGCGAAGGAGCAGCTGGTCACCCGCATGCTGGCCGCCGAGGGGTGGGTCGATGCCCAAAAGCTCCGCAGCGGGAAGCTGACCGATGACGATTTCCGCAACCTGGCCAAGGCGTCGGGGATCCTGGGAACGCTCCCCATCTGGATCGACGACACGCCGGGGCTCTCGGTCCTCGAGATTCGCTCGCGCTGTCGCCGCCTCAAGGCGGAGAACAACATCGGCCTCATCATCATCGACTACCTGCAGCTCATCCAGGGGCCGGCCGACTCGGAAAGCCGCCAGCAGGAAGTGAGCTACATCTCGCGGTCGCTCAAGATCCTCGCGCGCGAGCTCGAGGTGCCCGTGATCTGCCTCTCGCAGCTATCGCGCGGCCCCGAACAGCGCACCGGCGAGAACAAGAAGCCGCAGCTCTCCGACCTGCGCGAATCGGGGGCCATCGAGCAGGACGCCGACGTCGTGATGTTCCTCTATCGCCCGGAGTACTACGAGGGGGCGCACGACGAGCGCGGGGAGCCGCGGCGCCTGGCCGACGGCACGCCGCTCGATGGACTCGCCGAGGTCATCATCGGCAAGCAGCGCAACGGGCCGGTCGACACGGTGCGGATGTTCTTCCACAAGAAGTACACCCGTTTCGACAACTACTCGGCGCGTCAGGAGTGA
- the coaBC gene encoding bifunctional phosphopantothenoylcysteine decarboxylase/phosphopantothenate--cysteine ligase CoaBC, with protein MLLGVTGGIASYKSASLARLLTQGGAAVDVILTPSAQEFIGAVTFEALTGRSVHSGLFTPGHALEHIKLARAADLVIVAPATADTMARAAHGFANDLLTAALLATTAPVLVVPAMNDRMWAHPQTARNVAQLREIGYHVLDPEVGELAEGEGVGPGRMSEPETILLHAARILERGSILAGRSIVVTAGPTREAIDPVRFLSNRSSGKMGVAIAEAAWRRGAHVTLVAGPLGTAPSAPLDLVPVHTTLEMRDAVAHALPGADVLVMAAAPADFRPVTVAGSKIKKSGAPEAIALAPTPDILRDTREVRRPGAVIVGFALETDDVLANGAQKLEAKGLDLIVVNDAREAGAGFEGDTNRVTFLSRAGASEALPLLSKREVADEILDRIEALLGGR; from the coding sequence ATCCTCCTGGGAGTCACGGGAGGGATCGCCAGCTACAAGTCGGCGTCGCTGGCGCGCCTGCTCACGCAGGGCGGTGCCGCCGTCGACGTGATCCTCACGCCGTCGGCGCAGGAGTTCATCGGGGCGGTGACGTTCGAGGCGCTCACGGGGCGCTCGGTGCACAGCGGCCTGTTCACGCCGGGACACGCGCTCGAGCACATCAAGCTGGCGCGCGCCGCGGACCTGGTGATCGTGGCACCGGCCACCGCCGACACGATGGCGCGTGCGGCGCACGGCTTCGCCAACGACCTCCTCACCGCCGCGCTCCTCGCCACCACGGCGCCGGTCCTCGTGGTCCCGGCGATGAACGACCGCATGTGGGCCCATCCCCAAACTGCGCGCAACGTGGCGCAGCTGCGTGAGATCGGGTACCACGTCCTCGATCCCGAGGTGGGTGAGCTGGCGGAAGGGGAAGGGGTGGGGCCGGGGCGCATGAGCGAGCCCGAGACGATCCTCCTTCACGCGGCCCGGATCCTCGAGCGCGGCTCGATACTCGCCGGCCGTTCCATCGTCGTCACCGCGGGGCCCACGCGGGAGGCGATCGATCCGGTGCGCTTCCTGTCGAACCGCAGCAGCGGCAAGATGGGGGTGGCCATCGCCGAGGCGGCATGGCGGCGAGGGGCGCACGTCACGCTGGTGGCCGGCCCGTTAGGCACGGCGCCCTCGGCGCCGCTCGACCTGGTCCCCGTGCACACCACGCTGGAGATGCGCGATGCCGTGGCGCATGCGCTCCCGGGCGCCGACGTGCTCGTGATGGCGGCGGCGCCCGCCGATTTCCGCCCGGTGACCGTTGCCGGCTCCAAGATCAAGAAGTCCGGCGCCCCAGAGGCCATCGCGCTGGCGCCTACGCCGGACATCCTGCGCGACACGCGCGAGGTGCGCCGCCCGGGCGCCGTGATCGTCGGCTTCGCGCTGGAAACGGACGACGTCCTGGCCAACGGAGCGCAGAAGCTCGAGGCCAAGGGGCTCGACCTCATCGTCGTGAATGACGCGCGCGAGGCGGGGGCCGGCTTCGAGGGCGACACCAATCGCGTGACGTTCCTCTCGCGCGCCGGCGCCAGCGAGGCGCTCCCGCTCCTGAGCAAGCGCGAGGTGGCCGACGAGATCCTCGACCGTATCGAGGCGCTGCTCGGTGGACGCTAA
- a CDS encoding DNA-directed RNA polymerase subunit omega, translated as MRVFTPDEIASASANKYLGVLVAAKYARVLNDIPKNLTPSTREKKLTTRAMEELARGDVEYKVIPRRRAE; from the coding sequence ATGCGAGTCTTCACGCCTGACGAGATTGCCAGCGCTTCGGCGAACAAGTACCTCGGGGTCCTTGTGGCCGCGAAGTATGCGCGCGTCCTGAACGACATTCCCAAGAACCTCACGCCGAGCACACGCGAGAAGAAGCTCACCACGCGGGCCATGGAGGAGTTGGCGCGGGGCGACGTGGAGTACAAGGTCATCCCCCGTCGGCGCGCGGAGTAG
- the gmk gene encoding guanylate kinase, which yields MNPFPMILSSPSGGGKTTIARMLLKRREDVGYSISCTTRSPRNGEENGRDYHFLSVDEFRERRSRGEFAESAEVHGNFYGTLRSEIERVFGTGRHVVMDIDVQGARQFVAAYPESVLVFLLPPSAEVLLGRLTGRQTESPEALHRRLTGARDELAAVGSYQYVVVNDDLEVAYAQVASIVDAETVRHRRVPLLEDRVRLLVDGLDREITKYARAG from the coding sequence GTGAACCCGTTTCCCATGATCCTCTCGTCCCCCTCGGGGGGCGGCAAGACGACCATCGCGCGGATGTTGCTCAAGCGCCGCGAGGACGTCGGATACTCGATCTCGTGCACGACGCGCTCGCCCCGCAACGGGGAGGAGAACGGCCGCGACTACCACTTCCTCTCGGTGGACGAGTTCCGGGAGCGGCGCTCGCGGGGGGAGTTCGCGGAGTCGGCCGAGGTGCACGGCAACTTCTACGGGACGCTGAGGAGCGAGATCGAGCGGGTCTTCGGGACGGGACGGCACGTGGTGATGGACATCGACGTTCAGGGGGCGCGGCAATTCGTCGCGGCGTACCCCGAGTCGGTGTTAGTCTTCCTGCTCCCGCCGTCGGCCGAAGTTCTGCTCGGCCGGTTGACCGGGCGGCAGACGGAGTCACCGGAGGCGCTCCATCGCCGGCTTACCGGGGCGCGTGACGAGTTGGCGGCGGTGGGGAGTTACCAGTACGTCGTGGTGAACGACGACCTGGAGGTGGCCTACGCGCAGGTGGCGTCGATCGTCGACGCCGAGACGGTGCGCCATCGCCGGGTGCCGCTCCTGGAGGATCGCGTCCGGCTGCTGGTGGATGGGCTGGACCGCGAGATCACGAAGTACGCACGCGCTGGTTGA
- a CDS encoding YicC family protein, with amino-acid sequence MIRSMTGFGVAEGMVGAARVAVELRSVNHRFFNATIRLPSELARWESEVRESLRKRVNRGHISLSARVERGVAGAPAIDEARFGAYVELLRRLQSRYQLDGVIDVSAVLRMPDVMQSISEGEDGEVSELLTIVDSAAQALSAAREEEGERLAAYLLQRLAIVEGALGRIAARAPARLLEQRDRLRASVQELAAGVAVDDQRLAQEIAILADRLDVHEELSRFDSHNAAFRQTLERRDGEPVGKRLGFLLQEMLREANTTGSKSNDAAMLADVVTIKEELERIREQVENLE; translated from the coding sequence ATGATCCGAAGCATGACCGGCTTTGGCGTGGCGGAAGGGATGGTGGGCGCCGCGCGCGTCGCCGTCGAACTCCGCTCCGTCAATCATCGATTCTTCAACGCGACCATCCGTCTCCCCTCGGAGCTTGCCCGATGGGAGAGCGAAGTGCGCGAATCGCTGCGCAAGCGCGTGAACCGCGGGCACATCTCGCTCAGCGCGCGGGTGGAGCGTGGGGTGGCGGGGGCGCCGGCGATCGACGAGGCGCGGTTTGGCGCTTACGTGGAGCTGTTGCGCCGGCTCCAGTCGCGCTACCAGTTGGATGGCGTGATCGACGTGTCGGCGGTGCTGCGCATGCCCGACGTGATGCAGTCCATCTCCGAAGGGGAGGACGGCGAGGTGAGCGAGCTGCTGACGATCGTCGATTCCGCCGCACAGGCGCTATCGGCGGCGCGCGAGGAGGAGGGCGAGCGACTGGCCGCGTACCTCTTGCAGCGGCTGGCCATCGTCGAGGGAGCGCTGGGGCGCATCGCGGCGCGGGCGCCGGCACGACTGCTGGAACAGCGCGATCGCCTTCGCGCGTCGGTGCAGGAACTCGCCGCGGGAGTGGCGGTCGACGACCAGCGCCTGGCGCAGGAGATCGCCATCCTCGCCGACCGGCTCGACGTGCACGAGGAGCTGTCGCGCTTTGACTCTCACAACGCCGCGTTTCGGCAGACGCTCGAGCGCCGGGACGGCGAACCGGTGGGAAAGCGGCTCGGGTTCCTGCTCCAGGAGATGCTCCGCGAGGCCAACACCACCGGGAGCAAGTCGAACGATGCAGCCATGCTGGCCGACGTCGTGACGATCAAGGAGGAACTGGAGCGGATCCGGGAGCAGGTGGAGAACCTCGAGTGA
- a CDS encoding leucyl aminopeptidase, producing the protein MTLTIAARATNAATFNTPLLVTLLPAGSDFPAYLKALDKSTGGAIGRTLRRGDFRGGRDELLHLVGGPRGPRRILLVGYGTTTDRALALRRAATLGARQAHKLGVGTMAILAGGVDANEAEAILVGAQHGCWDYLDLRTPPPENERRAPLASATLIADNAKLLGAAVAAAQAVGAGYATARRLAQMPGNVCTPEVLEETARDIAKRHGLKVTALGRKEMEREKMGSFLCVAQGTPQDPRLVAIEYRRGPKEQKPIVLVGKGLCFDTGGISIKPAERMEFMKFDMCGAAGVLGAMEAIARLALPVNVVGVFGATTNMPSGTAVKPGDVVTASTGKTIEIINTDAEGRLVLADVLAWVARFDPAAVVDAATLTGACVIALGNTTTGALGNDDALVAEVIGAATRASEPAWQLPMFEDYREQIKSDVADIKNTGGRAGGTITAAMFLREFVSYPWVHLDVAGTAYSEVDLGIIPKGPTGTPTGTFIEFVRGRAH; encoded by the coding sequence ATGACGCTGACCATAGCTGCGCGTGCGACCAACGCGGCGACCTTCAACACGCCGCTGCTGGTAACCCTGCTGCCGGCCGGTTCGGACTTCCCGGCGTACTTGAAGGCGCTCGACAAGTCGACCGGGGGAGCCATCGGGCGCACGCTGCGCCGCGGCGACTTCCGCGGAGGTCGCGATGAACTGTTGCACCTGGTGGGCGGCCCTCGCGGCCCGCGTCGCATACTCCTCGTGGGGTACGGCACCACCACCGACCGCGCCCTCGCTCTGCGCCGTGCCGCGACGCTGGGCGCCCGTCAGGCGCACAAGCTCGGCGTCGGGACCATGGCGATTCTGGCCGGCGGCGTCGACGCCAACGAGGCCGAGGCGATCCTGGTTGGTGCGCAGCACGGATGCTGGGACTACCTCGACCTGCGCACCCCGCCTCCCGAGAACGAACGGCGCGCCCCGCTCGCCTCGGCCACGCTCATTGCCGACAACGCCAAGCTGCTCGGCGCCGCCGTCGCGGCGGCTCAGGCGGTGGGGGCGGGCTATGCCACCGCACGCCGCCTGGCGCAGATGCCCGGCAATGTGTGCACCCCGGAGGTGCTGGAGGAGACGGCGCGCGACATTGCCAAGCGCCACGGGCTCAAGGTCACCGCGCTCGGCCGAAAGGAAATGGAGCGCGAGAAGATGGGGTCGTTCCTCTGCGTGGCGCAGGGAACGCCGCAGGACCCGCGGCTCGTGGCGATCGAGTATCGCCGCGGCCCTAAAGAACAGAAGCCGATCGTCCTGGTGGGGAAGGGGCTCTGCTTCGACACCGGCGGCATCTCGATCAAGCCGGCCGAGCGCATGGAGTTCATGAAGTTCGACATGTGCGGCGCGGCAGGCGTCCTCGGTGCCATGGAAGCCATCGCTCGCCTGGCGCTTCCCGTCAACGTCGTCGGCGTCTTTGGTGCGACCACCAACATGCCGTCGGGCACCGCGGTGAAGCCGGGCGACGTCGTGACCGCGTCGACGGGGAAGACGATCGAGATCATCAACACCGACGCCGAAGGGCGGCTCGTCCTCGCCGACGTGCTGGCCTGGGTCGCGCGCTTCGATCCCGCGGCGGTGGTCGATGCCGCCACGCTCACGGGCGCCTGCGTCATCGCGCTGGGCAACACGACGACCGGTGCCCTCGGCAACGATGACGCCCTTGTGGCGGAAGTCATCGGCGCCGCCACGCGCGCCAGCGAACCGGCGTGGCAGCTGCCGATGTTCGAGGACTATCGCGAACAGATCAAGTCGGACGTGGCCGACATCAAGAACACGGGCGGACGCGCCGGCGGGACCATCACCGCGGCCATGTTCCTGCGCGAGTTTGTCTCGTACCCGTGGGTGCATCTCGACGTTGCCGGAACCGCGTACAGCGAAGTCGACCTCGGAATCATCCCGAAGGGACCGACCGGGACGCCGACGGGTACCTTCATCGAATTCGTTCGAGGGAGAGCGCACTGA
- a CDS encoding D-glycerate dehydrogenase produces MTLPPTLPPHPSILVTRRLPEPVEATLVHEFGATLNPTDRQLTGHELRDALVAHDIVLCTLTDRLTAEVVGDARRRARLLANFGAGTNHIDLTAARQAGLAVTNTPGVLTDDTADLTMLLILAVARRVREGDGELRAGEWTGWRPTHLLGTRVTGATLGIVGFGRIGQAVARRAAHGFGMRVLYHSRHPRPASVEAACGASYVPSLEDLLGQCDVISLHTPATPETHHLIGEPQLRCMRRTAFLVNTSRGDVVHEEALVSALADGTIAGAALDVYEREPHVPEPLRMLPNVFALPHLGSATEASRVAMGECALENIRAFVRGQPLPNRVA; encoded by the coding sequence ATGACGTTGCCCCCGACCCTCCCGCCGCACCCCTCGATCCTCGTCACGCGCCGCCTCCCCGAGCCGGTGGAGGCAACGCTCGTTCACGAATTCGGCGCCACGCTCAATCCCACCGATCGGCAGCTGACGGGGCACGAGTTGCGCGACGCGCTCGTGGCGCACGACATCGTGCTGTGCACGCTCACCGATCGCCTCACCGCCGAGGTCGTGGGCGACGCCCGGCGGCGCGCGCGGCTCCTGGCCAACTTCGGGGCGGGGACGAACCACATCGACCTCACGGCGGCGCGCCAGGCCGGGCTCGCGGTCACCAACACCCCCGGCGTGCTCACCGACGACACCGCCGATCTCACGATGCTGCTGATCCTCGCGGTCGCGCGCCGCGTGCGAGAAGGAGACGGCGAACTACGCGCCGGAGAGTGGACCGGGTGGCGCCCCACGCACCTGCTGGGGACACGCGTCACCGGCGCCACGTTAGGCATCGTGGGATTCGGGCGCATTGGGCAGGCGGTGGCGCGCCGCGCGGCACACGGCTTCGGGATGCGCGTCCTGTACCACTCCCGGCATCCGCGACCCGCCAGCGTGGAGGCGGCGTGCGGCGCGTCGTACGTCCCCTCGCTGGAGGACCTGCTCGGCCAGTGCGACGTGATCTCGCTGCATACACCGGCTACACCGGAGACGCATCACCTCATTGGCGAGCCCCAACTGCGATGCATGCGGCGCACGGCCTTCCTGGTGAATACCTCGCGTGGCGACGTGGTACACGAGGAGGCGCTGGTCTCCGCACTGGCCGACGGGACAATCGCCGGGGCAGCGCTCGACGTCTACGAACGTGAACCGCACGTTCCCGAGCCGCTGCGCATGCTTCCCAATGTCTTCGCGCTCCCGCACCTGGGGAGCGCGACCGAGGCCTCGCGCGTGGCGATGGGTGAGTGCGCGCTGGAGAACATTCGGGCCTTTGTGCGCGGCCAACCGCTTCCCAACCGCGTCGCCTGA
- a CDS encoding Spy/CpxP family protein refolding chaperone: MSMSRPIAALAVHFRSRRARERALVFALLALPLTASRVEAQRPGQAPGGGRGRAELEQRFRERFEGLLKERLALTDQQLQQMREVNTRLDGKRRELFTEERDVRREMRVALKGGGGEDQATQDRVAQLMERALRVQRARLDLVETEQRELAAFLTPVQRARYLGLQEQLRRRADEMRRRADGDTTDDAGRSVPPGPGRMRSLPRRPGV; this comes from the coding sequence GTGTCGATGTCTCGCCCGATTGCAGCTCTCGCCGTGCATTTCCGTTCCCGTCGCGCGCGCGAGCGCGCGCTCGTGTTCGCGCTCCTCGCGTTGCCGCTGACGGCGTCGCGGGTTGAGGCGCAGCGCCCGGGCCAGGCGCCGGGGGGCGGCCGTGGCCGGGCCGAACTCGAGCAGCGCTTTCGCGAGCGCTTCGAGGGGTTGCTCAAGGAGCGACTGGCCCTCACCGACCAGCAGCTGCAACAGATGCGCGAGGTGAACACGCGACTGGACGGCAAGCGCCGGGAGCTGTTCACGGAGGAGCGCGACGTGCGGCGCGAGATGCGCGTGGCGCTGAAGGGAGGGGGAGGCGAGGATCAGGCGACGCAGGATCGTGTGGCGCAGCTCATGGAGCGCGCGCTGCGCGTGCAGCGGGCGCGACTCGACCTCGTGGAGACCGAACAGCGCGAACTCGCGGCCTTCCTCACGCCAGTGCAGCGTGCCAGGTACCTGGGGTTGCAGGAGCAGCTGCGTCGGCGCGCCGATGAAATGCGCCGACGCGCCGATGGCGACACCACCGACGACGCCGGCCGGAGTGTCCCTCCCGGTCCGGGGCGCATGCGGTCGCTCCCGCGGCGCCCTGGGGTGTAG